The DNA segment TTTCTGCTCCTTGTCAGTCTTGACCAACTCTTTGAGTCGGAACTGATATTCTAACATGCTCGACAATTGAAGATTATTCATTGCTCCAGTGTCTAATCCAAGCTTAGCATATTCAAAACCTGCAAAAATGTAAATATATGTTCTATAAAGATAACAAAAATTTTTACCCAAGAGTATGGcttagtggtcaatgaagtgggtaCTTTATAAGAACCTTGAGGTTCAAATTCCAGCGAGGCAAAAAACATTAGGTGATTTTTTCATTGTTATGAAGTTCGTATGCCTTTTTTGTATCCCAAAGAATGAAAGTGTAATAAATAGCAAAGAATTATTCCGTCCGTTGATAAAATCATTTGATAGCTAATTAAAATAATTAGCTTATATAACTGAACTTTTAGAGCAATAATATCTATAAGCATTACCGTTAAAAAGCTTATTTTCTTCGATTCCACCTTATCAAAACCttctgatataattcaatcttgcCAAAACCTTTCAGCTTCTTTTGGACTCGACCAAATTACTAGGAGATGAAGTTGGTGGGACACAACAATATTTCATAATTTTTGTAGTCTTGTTTCTTCTATTGTAAAAGTTAAGAAGAAACAGCTTCTTTTCATTTCTTGTAAGGGTGAAACTTAATACTTTATCTTTAGCCAATTCCGTGTAATAGAAGCAGGAATGCGGAATTGTTCttcatattattttatgaaaCTAATCATGGCACaatattaatttgaagtattatacGGTCATCTCCTttactttttttccttctaattaaGAATCGATTTCATGGATTGTCCACACTCACTACTTAGTGTTGTTGGAAAATTTCAGCATATTAAatttattcttttattttattacccAAACCTAAATTGCTTCACTATTCTAATATTATTTATACTGCCATTACAAAATATTTGTACTGATCAGTACGTATCCAAAAATTAATTGATCTTAAAATAGCTGTTTCATATTAAGATTTCTCTGCCAGAGGCACCAATTTTATTGTCCCGGGAAAGCATATAAGATAGGGTGGGATAAAAATTATTCCTAATGCTACTGAACCACTTCTGCCCTCATCCTAATAGACAGACAACAGATCTCGTAGTCCTCACCTACAAAATGCTACAATTTCTCGTATGAGAAAGTTGCTAGTTTTTCAGAATAGTGCAAGCTTCATTCTATGCGTACCTGTCACAAAATATTGTTGGACTTGTATTTTCTTATCCAACCAATTGTAAGCAGAACACACTATTTCTCTTTTCACGTGCTCATGAGATTTCACTGTTTTGAAAGAGAGGATAAAGAATTAAGACAAAAACAGGATACGCTGTGCTATGACCAAACTCATCAAAATTTAGTGTCCCCTACATCTAGCTCATTGTTTCCCACTATCACCTTCAGGCTTCAGCTGGAGTCAAGCTCCCAGTAGGGGTGACAAATGGACGATTTGGGTTGAATTTGGGCAAGTTGGGTTGAATGGGTTAGGTCAATAAATGGGTCATTGCCCAACCCAGTTCAAAGTGTATTTGGGTTAAGATGAGTTGGATCAAGATGCGCTAAACAATAGGTCATAACTCAACCCGCCCAACTTGACCCATGTTTTAGAATCATACTCATCTTgcataaaaaaaaatcttttacctTAAAATATGTAAGTTGACAAATATCTTATGGGTGGGGGTGAGGGTTGGGGTGGGTGGATGGTatagaaaaacgaaaaaatataaaacagaaaataaaaaattgaagttataaagaaaaggtaaaaaaaatattaaggGGTTTTGCGCGCGCGGGGGAGAGGGGTGGGTggtgcaaaaaaataaaaaaaaattgaaaataataaaataaaaataaaaataaattcttTTTGAGGGGCTTGCGCTGGGGGTGAGAGGTAGGGGTAGGGTGGGTGAGTgatgcagaaaaataaaaaaacagaaaattgaaaatacaaaaaaaagtaaatttttttaggAGTTTTGCGCGGGGAGGGGGGGTTAGGGAGAGGGTAGGTGGcgcagaaaaacaaaagaacagaaaattaaaaatagaaaaaaaaaaagtaaaattttttgGGGGGTTTTGCGGGGGAGGGGGTAAGGGTAGGGTCGGTGGATGgggtagaaaaataaaagaacagaaaattaaaaatacaaaaataaataaataaataaataaataaaattggggcaactaagtaaatttctagataagttgggttgagatcctttgttttgggtgagtttcatgGGTTATATTTGGGCTATTAAATGGGTCAGAAACTCAGAATGAGCTATAAAAAATAATGGGTTAACTTGGGCGCAACCCAAATTGACTCATGAGCTAAAATGTTTGTCACCCAACCCATTAATCTTTAGGCTAGTTGGACGGGTTAAATGGTCAAATCGCCACCCCTACTCCCCAGTTCCCGTGTCAATCAAACAATCCAAATTTTTGCAAACATTTTTTTGCTAGTCATTCAATCGACTAATCACGTATACCATCAGCTCAATTTGGTACACCAGCGGATTGCTGAACTACTGTAGAAATTGAAATCGTAAGAACCAAGTAATCTAGTGCAATGTGATCAGTTTGCTAAAGGACGTATTCTATGTTGCATTTGGGTACAAGCACTCTCAGCTTGGAATCGGATTGGAATAAAGTCGCCAAATGACCTGCAAATCATCCGGAATAAGCAAATCCTTAAGGCCATACATGCACAAAGATTCATTCAACTAGGGCATCTCAACCACAAATGATTTTCGCCTTGAAACAAAATCCTTCAGAAGACACACAGACAAGAAGATTGTAACCATCATCTGTAACCAAATAACAAGAGCTATATGATAACAAGTCAATAACAGGGAACACCTGATCTTTAAAATATAGCATAAACTGACATCAATTCCTGCACAACTGCTCTAGCCATAACTAACAGTACTACAGTAAAACTCAAGCAGTTAAAACGCTTTTCAGATATTACAAACGCATTAAGCTTTTGCTTCGGGTTCTGTGCTTGGAGGTACTGTTGCTTTAGGTTCATTATGTGCACTATTTTCTTCCTCCCTCACTTCTTCTTCCTCGGTGTCACTGTCATAGTCTCCTGCAGAAAAAAGTCTTACATTAGATAAGAACAAAACAAATTTTACAACTGACAAATCAAATCCAGAGCAGAAGATTTGAAGCTGAACATATCGGGATGGTACTGTTGCTGGGTAACCAAAGCTGACTTACCCTCAGGCACATCAGCATCAAAATCACTAGGACCGCCTCCCATGTTGAGTTTCTGAGAGAATAATAAAGGGGTCATGTTAAAACTTCAACATAAATATAGACGAAAACAACCACTGCTGGCTATTAGTATCTCTAAAGCTGCTTACCGAGAAGTCAATGTCACCAAAATCCATATCTGTCCCAGCTGAAATATTAGTATCATGGTTAGCAAATATATATACCAAATAATTAATATCAACAGTAAAGCATGTTCCTAGTGACTTTATACTAACGTTTAGTGTCCTCTTCATCTTCATCAACCCATTTGTCCCAGTCAACTTTCAAAAACACTGGACGTACACCTTCCTGCTTTATCAGTCTGCTCCACCACTTGTCTTCTGCCTTCTTCACAAGATAAACGATACTTCTAGAAGTAGTACTAGTTTTGCTCTCCTGAATGAACATTTTTTAGTAAAATTAACAATGTTAATTTTAGTTGTTACAGTAAAATTAACATTAATTCTCACACAAAAATTTGCAGATATGGACTGAGGGAGCTTCACTTACATCAACATTAATTTTATCAAAGAGATCGAGATCCACTTCATACGGTACATTATCAGCTCCTGCAGTTGCAGAAAAGAAGAATTTTCCTTCTGGTTCCAGTTTCAGCTTCACATTCTTGGCATCCGGCAACTCCACCGTGATAAACAGCTTGTCGGACCTCTGGGCCCACTTGACAGCAGGGTGACGGCTGAGATAGAGAAGCAGAAAACAAATGGATCTCAACCAAGTTAAATAAATGAGTCTGAGAACTCATTAACTCATAAATGATATTTCAAGACAAGAAATTTTGAGGAAGGTAAGTGAACAAATGATCCTATGTATAATTGTCTCCTTTGTCATTTTTATCTGATTATCCCACTATATGTAGGGAATAAGAACTTGGAGCATGGCACATAATGGTAGATCCCGAATTGCTATATTAATTACATgcagaagtaaaaaaaaattcaagcaaGCACCACATGAAGCTCTTCATATGCAATTACAAATAAATGAGGTGCAACAGTTCGATAAGAGACCAACTTGACATAGGGCCAAAGCTATGAGATGAAGGTGGAGACTCCACCGCATTTCATGTTTGAACAGCTACTGATGAGCATTGTGATGGGTGCATAAGAGAACCATGATAGATTACTGTGAAAGACAAACTAAGACACTCCATAGTCCATAGAGCAACTTCAACTTTGATATAGAAGGTAGAGAAACACCATACTCCATAGTGTCATGTTTTAACTTATATACGCTAATTTTGGAGCATAGTAGACAATATTGGACAAGTGAATTATGTACTACGGCCTACGCAGTTGAAGGAGGTAGAGAAACACAAAGAACGGAATGTTGCCGCCCAGATCCTCAGTGTGATCCTACGGAAGGACAGAAATAAGGGAGGTTTTGAAGGAATAGAGACTAACCATGAACATTTGAGGAATAATATCTCGTTTTTGGTTAACTTTTGGAGCACCCATGAGAACATTAGGTACCTTTGGAAAATGTGGCTCATACTTTTTGGTAGACCGCTCATAGATGGAAAGTTTCTCAAAATAAATAAAGATATTATCcttatttaaattttataaaaGGCCGAAAGGtctgtgggattacactgggtttattgttgttgatggTGAAAGGTTGGCTTCTACTTCAGAAGTTGGTATCTAAAGGAATTAGAACATAGATACCAAAATAGTGTCTTGAGTAAAATAGGATTAGATTTATTTTGACGCTTAAGTTGGTTACTTTTAGTTCATAACTAACAAAAACTCAGATAAACATCATAAAAGAACACAACTAACAATAACGCTGACATCCTATGACAGggaacaaaaagaaaacagagaAAAGCTAAGCAAGTATTCCCTTGCAACCTCATTATAAAGCAATTGACCAGAACCTAAATAAATTTTGAAGGGATTCTTCAAAGCACTAATGGCCAGGAAATGTGTTGCTTTGGGATACATAGTGCATGGCTATAGTGCAGATGCCAAAGCATCAATACTCATTTATTGAATAGTGGAGACATTATTGAGCAAGAATGGCAGCAAGCACCCAAAAAGGCTATAGGTTTCAGTATTTTCTTATTTATTACATGTGTCCACTATTTAAGCAGAATATTTGACTTTTCACAGGCGGAGACGCACAGAGCATGTGTTCATTATCATATCTCTACAAGAATCAGTTGAACGCCTGCGCAATTACGTCTCCAGAAAATTCCCTATGCCATTTATGGTTCCTAAAGTGATCTCATCAATCAGTAAGATAGAAATTGTTCTCCAAAAACAAGAGCAGATATACCATATCTACATTGCATCCTATATTCAGTACTCACCACTCACCAGAGACCGTCCTTTCCCCTTCCTTCATCTCGGCCATCcccaaaacgaaaaaaaaaaaaaaaacaaaaaacaaagagATAGATAAATTGCTACATCTATAtcatttaaattcaaaaaaaaaaaaaagagaaaaacagacTAGTTACCAATAGCAAGTGAATAGATTAGTTTCTTGTAAATCACAAGTTCAAGGGACGAGCAGACTAGATTATAAATGAAATATAgaagggaaaaaaaaaagaggaacatAAAATATTCAGATACAAATTCCTTTTCGTTAAAGTTCAAATACAAAACTCTAAATCCTAGGGTTTGATTTCGAGAGAAAACTTGAAAACACCCAAAACCTTATAGTATGTACGAGTCTTACGCAATGTGTGAATAAAAAGCTGTAAAAACACAGATTATTATAGTCCCCTACGAAGGAAGATAAATACATGTCGTAAAACGCAAAGGAAGAGGAGAAGATTGAAGAACATACCTCATGTTTATAGTATATTACAGAGGGGAAAATTAAGCGACTGATAGAGATATGCGTGTGTGTACAACTGCGTGAAGAAAGACAAATGGCAGTTGGTTTTGTTATATATAATGGTGGGGGAAAAGGAAGGCGCTACTGGAAATGTCTAGATGCTTCTGGGCCTGGATTTTGTGAAAGGCTATATTTCAGgcatttattcttttttttcgaaactttcaacctttttctttcttttttgaaaaaTTAACAGGAATGCCATACAATAAGGTATACGACATTGTGATTCAATTATTTAACGGATGAATTTTGTAAGTAAATACATGTAGGTAATTTTTCTTGCGCCTCCTAAGTTGTCATGTAAAAGCCCTTTTATtgcagagaaaaaaaaaaaaggttgggTAGACCTCTTTTTTTCTCCTTATATCCCCTCCACTTTACTCCCTTGGTGATTCAAATCCGTAATTTTTAGGTCGAAAATGAAAGatatttatcatttttttctGTTGACTATGCCTCATTTTTCATTTACAAGTCAAGCAGAAAATATACAATTTGAATGTTTATTTTTCTTGCATGAGTAAAATACAAATGAACCTACTTATGCTTGCACCTATTCAAATCTCTCCGCAAACAGTACTGGTAGTATGGTACCTCAAGATTCTTGCTAAAATTTGGAGTACATCCTCGTAGTAGGTTAGGTTCACGACTACTTATGTCCATTCCTGGCACCCATGACCAGGAAGGAAACAAAGTTACTTCGAAAGTTCGAATAATTAGTGCTTGGATTATATTGGACTAAATTATCCAAAGACGCTGACAAGGTGTGAAATTGTTTGATTTCGCATACTTTTATCTAAAATGCCTTACATTGACTTGATGTCAATCTAATATATGAATAcgtgtaaaaaaaaaaagggtcaattatataaaggagaaagaaaaaagaCTGAGTGTGGTatggagaaagaaaaaaagggtcAACTTAGGATTAAGCTTGCATTAAGAATACTTCATACTTTATATCTTATCAACTTTCAATATTAGACTATTTTCGCAAATGACATGATCTCTTCTCAAACTAAGTACCTCATTATCCTAATATTAGTCAATTTCTTTCtaattttattcaaaaaaaaaaaaaggaggaaagAACCGCGAGTATTTCTAAAACTGTTCCCAAGCGACATTAGTGTGGTATGGCCTACGTCGATTCGTTACTGTCAAAATGCAGTTCTTTCTCCCAACTCAAACAACTCCAAGCCCATCTCGTAACCACTGGTATTTTTCAATTCTACACATGCCGCGCTAAATTCTTGGATTTCTGCGCCGTCTCTTCCGCCGGCAACCTCCCTTACGCCGCCCATATCTTCCGCCACATCACTTTCCCTGACAAGAATGAATGGAACGCCGTCATTCGCGGCCTTGCCCAAAGCCCCAAGCCCATTGATGCTGTCATCTTTTATGTCTCCATGTCTCGTTTGCCTTGTAAGCCCGACGCTCTTACTTGCTCCTTCACCCTCAAAGCATGTGCCCGTGCATTGGCGCGTTCTGAAACCCCACAGCTTCATACCCATGTGATTCGATTTGGGTTTGCATCAGATGTCTTGTTGCGCACAACTTTGCTGGATGCGTATTCCAAATGTGGTGAGTTGGATTATGCGTGCCAAGTGTTTGATGAAATGGGTGTTAGAGATATAGCAAGTTGGAACGCGTTAATTGCTGGGCTAGCTCAGGGGAACCGACCCACAGAAGCTTTGCAGATTTTTAAGAAAATGAGGGAGGAGAATATGGAACCAAATGAGGTCACTGTGCTTGGTGCTCTCTCTGCTTGTTCGCAGTTGGGGGCGAACAAAGAAGGCGAACATGTCCATGAATATATCAAAATTAAGAATCTTGATTGCAATGTGATTGTTTGTAATGCAGTTATTGATATGTATGCTAAATGTGGTCTTGTTAGAAGAGCTTATGAAGTGTTCAATGAGATGAAATGCTCGAGCACTCGTGTCACGTGGAATACCATGATTATGGCACTGGCAATGTATGGAGATGGAGAACAAGCGCTTGAGCTTTTCGAGACAATGGGCCAAACTGGAATTGAGCCAGACAGCGTTAGTTACTTAGCTGCAATCTGTGCTTGTAACCATGCGGGAATGGTGGACGAAGGAATGAAATTGTTTGATGCCATGGATAGATGTGGAGTGAGTAAGAATGTAAAGCATTATGGTAGTATGGTGGATTTGTTGGGAAGATCCGGGCGGTTAGATGAAGCTAATAAAATTGTAGAGTCGATGCCTACGGTTCCTGATGTGGTTCTATGGCAAACTCTATTAGGGGCTTCCAAGACTTACGGTAATGTGGAAATGGCAGAGAGAGCGTCCAAGAAGCTCGTTGAAATGGGATCAAATCATTGTGGGAATTTCGTGTTGCTCTCCAATCTTTATGCGGCACAGGAGAGGTGGCATGATGTGAGAAGAGTAAGAGAGGCCATGAAAGGCCAGGATGTAAAAAAAGTACCGGGTTTTAGCTATATTGAGGTTGGTGGAACGATATACAAGTTCATGAATGGTGATATAAACCATCCAAAGTGGAAGGAGATTTATTGGAAGCTTGATGAGATTTTGCTAAGGATTAGAGAATACGGGTATGTGGCAGAAACTAATTATGTGTTCCATGATATAGGACCGGAGGAGAAGGAGAATGCACTGTGTTATCATAGTGAGAAGCTTGCAGTGGCTTTTGGTTTGATCAGTACACAAGATGGCACTTGTATAAGCGTGAATAAGAATCTTAGAATATGTGGGGATTGTCATGTTGTGATTAAGCTCATTTCAAAGATATATGAGCGGGAGATTATTGTGAGAGACAGGACTCGTTTCCACAGATTCAAAGATGGGGCTTGTTCTTGTAAAGAATACTGGTGAGATTGATTCAAATTTTTATGTATAAAGCACATTAGTTTGATGTGGCGGAGGAAACCATATGTATGACTAAAAGGGCTCACCTTGTGCTGAAATTGCTCCCCGAGACTGAGAGATAGGGGAGAATGGGCGTATATTGAATGCAGTATCTTGGCATTTCCGCAAAAAGACTAGAACTCATGATCTACAAGTTACTAAAGGAGCAACTCTACCATTATACCAAGGCTCGCTCTCTCAAGAGATATGACTCATTTTCAAAAATCTGAAGAAATGAGATTCCTCTTGCAGAAATTTGTGATGAGGATTATGTTTGTGTAATGTCATGAAAAGAGGAGCTTCAGGGGCAATTACTTTAATGTAGATTCAATTTCAACATGTACGCAGCAGTCAATAAACAAGTCGAACCACCCTGTTCATTTTGGCTTTAAGCAAATGGATATTGTGGCAAAGCAGCTATGTTTAGATAGGTGCTAAGCCAAATGATAATTAAACAACGAATGATAAAACGGGCGATGCAAAAAACTCCAATGACCATGAGATTTTACACTACGAAGttttaacaattttaattacATGATCTTGATTTTTCCCAACTCAACTCTTGAATGGCAATACAAAATCATCAACCTGCTAGAGTGTAAGCAAGTTGCAATAGTTAAACAAGTAATACTGCACAAAGTAAGAACTCAGAAACAATAGGCTTACAAATCATCAAGAGGTTAGATAAAAAATACGAATAAGCAGGGTCAACTGAAAAGAAAGGAATGAACAATTCTAATTTCTGCAGCACATTTTCAAGTCTTGATGAATGTAGACCTTCCAAGGCAGCTGCTAGAGTGAACAACCTCAATTGGTAGCTATCCCTACAAAAAGCATGTTGAATCATACAGAGACTAATGATTGAAATGCAACTAATCTTTCATCAGTCGTGCCTCGAAACCACCCTCAGGTCTTTTTACAAGTCTGTATGGCACGTACGTTCCAAGAAGTTTGTCCCATATGGAGAAGAATGGCTGAGAATAATTGAACTTGGTGCCTTGGAGCTGATGATGAATGTCATGGTAAGCAGtgttattttggaaaaacaaatgGAAGATATTACCAGGCAGCCAGAGTCCACAATGATCATCAACCGTTTTGACCACAGCAAAGCAGAAAAAGATTACAGCAGTACGTGCAGTCATTCCGGCAACAAGAAATGAAAGAGCACCACCAAAGGTATCCAGGAGGAGACCTTCAAGTGGATGGTTATAAAGGGCCCCAATCGCGTAAGGCACAACTAACCGATGATGCTGGGAGTGAATATGGCGGTATAAAAACTTGTTCTGATGCATGTAGCGATGCACAAAGTACTGCCATGTGTCCATGACCAGCATTGCGACAATTATCTGCACAATCTGAACAGGAATTGAGGGCTGAACTACATTTCCTGATGCAGTTACCTTCGAAGTTATCTGCCATAGAAAACCAGATACTTGAGTCAGTTATTGTCAAGAAATTGCCAAAGCTAAAACAATAGACTTCGTAATATCATATCTGGTTTGCCAAAACTAAATGACTCTATTCTTCCAAACTAATAATCGCTAGTTACTACTTTGCCATGGACATATGCAGCTGGTACAGGAAATTGATTTCCAGGATTTTCTGCAAGCCCTGAAACTTCCTCTTGGCATTGAATAGCTGTTAAGCACCAAATTCCATTACTGGGAGTGAAGTTGAACTTCAGATAACCTTTTAGACAACCTCATAattttcttttactcagcattaggaaCCCATCCAACATTATTTTGTGCTAGCTAGCAGCTTTGCCCTTCTAACATAATGGAGAACCGGGTTAAGCTTCAAAGAGTAAAATAGCTTAGTACAAGCATTAAGCAGCATTATATACCCCCAACGGAAAAAACACAAAATAGTCTTGTTTCTGTAGACAAGACAGGATCATTTTCAACGACAGACATCTAACTCAGCAATACTTTTTGAACACTGGATGGATAGATTATAAGAATTGCAGTCGTGCAGACAAGTTACAGCTCTAACAATAAATTAGAAGTATCGGACAATTATCACAGAGTAACTAATGCCCGATTGAGAAGTTGAGGCAACAAAGATATGATTTGAATCACAAAAAACATTATGGCTGCCAATAAATATAGTAATTCCCCCCACCCCCAACTAACACAAAATAAAATCTAAGGAATTGACAGTCCATGAGCAAACTAAGCATTTTCATCACTCTCTAAAGTCCAACATGTAAGGATGAACATCAAGCACTATTCTGTTTATTTTGCTCCTGTTAAATCATTAACCATCTTTTACACAATTGCCCGTCACTTATCCGTGATAATCGCTCATAGAGACGTCAACATGTACATGACATCCTTGAAACTATATACATGCATAATTGTACCATAAAAACATCTTTGTCCCAACACGTCATATAGGAGCCTAGGAGGTCACTGACCATTCCACGTCTCAACTCTCAACAATTGAGGTCCATACTTCATTTTATGGTTATAGGTGAAGATTTTAAATAGCTGTAAATTTTgctaaaagaaaaaagatgacCACCTTTATCCTGTGACCCTTTCAACTAATGAAATTCCAATGTGAAGGCATTGATGATCACATTAAAAAAAAGGCTTTACCCAAATTTAAGAAGTATTCAAACAAATTGTTAGCACAGGGAATTACAAGTTTAAGAATGAAAGAGGAAAAAAATCTCAGAGATAGCCCATTAAGGTGCAATTCAGCCATCTTTGAGGGAGGAAAGAAATTAATGAGTTCTGTCTTTTAGTGATAATGATGGTGTCCGGTCCAACTTGCGCGCACTCGACTATTTCATCAAGTACCCGCTA comes from the Nicotiana sylvestris chromosome 4, ASM39365v2, whole genome shotgun sequence genome and includes:
- the LOC104234122 gene encoding co-chaperone protein p23-1-like isoform X2, with protein sequence MSRHPAVKWAQRSDKLFITVELPDAKNVKLKLEPEGKFFFSATAGADNVPYEVDLDLFDKINVDESKTSTTSRSIVYLVKKAEDKWWSRLIKQEGVRPVFLKVDWDKWVDEDEEDTKPGTDMDFGDIDFSKLNMGGGPSDFDADVPEGDYDSDTEEEEVREEENSAHNEPKATVPPSTEPEAKA
- the LOC104234122 gene encoding co-chaperone protein p23-1-like isoform X1 produces the protein MAEMKEGERTVSGECRHPAVKWAQRSDKLFITVELPDAKNVKLKLEPEGKFFFSATAGADNVPYEVDLDLFDKINVDESKTSTTSRSIVYLVKKAEDKWWSRLIKQEGVRPVFLKVDWDKWVDEDEEDTKPGTDMDFGDIDFSKLNMGGGPSDFDADVPEGDYDSDTEEEEVREEENSAHNEPKATVPPSTEPEAKA
- the LOC104234120 gene encoding pentatricopeptide repeat-containing protein At1g34160 — its product is MAYVDSLLSKCSSFSQLKQLQAHLVTTGIFQFYTCRAKFLDFCAVSSAGNLPYAAHIFRHITFPDKNEWNAVIRGLAQSPKPIDAVIFYVSMSRLPCKPDALTCSFTLKACARALARSETPQLHTHVIRFGFASDVLLRTTLLDAYSKCGELDYACQVFDEMGVRDIASWNALIAGLAQGNRPTEALQIFKKMREENMEPNEVTVLGALSACSQLGANKEGEHVHEYIKIKNLDCNVIVCNAVIDMYAKCGLVRRAYEVFNEMKCSSTRVTWNTMIMALAMYGDGEQALELFETMGQTGIEPDSVSYLAAICACNHAGMVDEGMKLFDAMDRCGVSKNVKHYGSMVDLLGRSGRLDEANKIVESMPTVPDVVLWQTLLGASKTYGNVEMAERASKKLVEMGSNHCGNFVLLSNLYAAQERWHDVRRVREAMKGQDVKKVPGFSYIEVGGTIYKFMNGDINHPKWKEIYWKLDEILLRIREYGYVAETNYVFHDIGPEEKENALCYHSEKLAVAFGLISTQDGTCISVNKNLRICGDCHVVIKLISKIYEREIIVRDRTRFHRFKDGACSCKEYW
- the LOC104234121 gene encoding very-long-chain aldehyde decarbonylase GL1-9-like — translated: MVFWEGYVSDEVMGTFAPIVVYWIYAGFYQLLPPMDNYRLHTRKEEDEKNLVPLGAVVKGVLLQQLVQATVAQLLFLITSKVTASGNVVQPSIPVQIVQIIVAMLVMDTWQYFVHRYMHQNKFLYRHIHSQHHRLVVPYAIGALYNHPLEGLLLDTFGGALSFLVAGMTARTAVIFFCFAVVKTVDDHCGLWLPGNIFHLFFQNNTAYHDIHHQLQGTKFNYSQPFFSIWDKLLGTYVPYRLVKRPEGGFEARLMKD